A single region of the Accipiter gentilis unplaced genomic scaffold, bAccGen1.1, whole genome shotgun sequence genome encodes:
- the ACAP1 gene encoding arf-GAP with coiled-coil, ANK repeat and PH domain-containing protein 1: GPQAFGGDPQVSGRGDPGVRSLQLDRLVLEGARQQRDMEQRHALLLQQDLSQETVGGATGEAGPGAPPMEGYLYKRASNAFRTWSRRWFSIQSNQLVYLKRARDPPTVVVEDLRLCTVKPCPDLERRFCFEVVSPSKSCVLQADSAGQQRAWLSAVQSSIASAFSQGPPRDPPGQPPERSWSGSWGVRGGPPESQVLETVLGLEGNGSCCDCREPAPAWASVNLGITLCIECSGIHRSLGVHFSKVRSLTLDSWEPELVKLMCELGNSTLNRIYEARVEEMGVKRPPPGCSRAQREDWIRAKYVEKKFVTQLPGGGPRPRPSRAGPASRPGSAPRGSPAPRSCHTPEPPEAEGPPNLHPGALLYWAAQHRRLPTMADALAHGADPGWVNAAEDNRTPLLQAVAANSLLACEFLLQNGASVNQSDSRGRGPLHHATVLGHTGLACLFLKRGADVNAVDAEGKDPLTIAIELANADIVTLLRLAKMRELEAAQGQTGDDTYLDIFRDISLMASDHPEKLARPHHKLTTL, encoded by the exons GACCTATCACAGGAGACGGTGGGCGGGGCCACAGgggaggcggggccgggggcccCCCCCATGGAGGGGTACCTGTACAAGAGAGCCAGCAACGCCTTCCGCACCTGGAGCCG GCGCTGGTTCTCCATCCAGAGCAACCAACTGGTGTACCTCAAACGGGCGCGG gaccccccaaccGTGGTGGTGGAGGACCTGCGCCTCTGCACCGTCAAGCCCTGCCCCGACCTCGAGCGTCGCTTCTGCTTCGAGGTCGTCTCTCCCTCCAA GTCCTGCGTGCTGCAGGCAGACTCGGCGGGGCAGCAGCGAGCCTGGCTCAGCGCCGTCCAGAGCAGCATCGCCTCCGCCTTCAGCCAGgggcccccccgggacccccccggtCAG CCCCCCGAACGTTCGTGGTCGGGGTCCTGGGGGGTTCGGGGGGGGCCCCCTGAATCTCAGGTTCTGGAGAcggtgctggggctggaggggaacGGGAGCTGCTGCGACTGCCGGGAGCCGGCACCCGCCTGGGCCAGCGTCAACCTGGGCATCACCCTCTGCATCGAGTGCTCCGGCATCCACCG gagTCTGGGGGTCCACTTCTCCAAAGTGCGTTCGCTGACGCTGGACTCCTGGGAGCCTGAACTGGTGAAG TTGATGTGCGAGCTGGGGAACAGCACCCTGAACCGTATCTACGAGGCTCGGGTGGAGGAGATGGGGGTGAAGAGACCCCCCCCCGGCTGTTCCCG gGCGCAGCGGGAGGACTGGATCCGGGCAAAGTACGTGGAGAAGAAATTCGTCACCCAGCTCCCGGGAGGGGGGCCCAGGCCCCGCCCATCCCGTGCAGGCCCCGCCTCTCGCCCAGGCTCCGCCCCCCGCGGCAGCCCCGCCCCCCGTAGCTGCCACACCCCAG aaCCCCCGGAGGCAGAGGGCCCCCCCAACCTTCACCCCGGGGCTCTGCTCTACTGGGCGGCCCAGCACCGGCGCCTGCCCACCATGGCCGACGCGCTGGCCCACGGCGCCGACCCCGGGTGGGTCAACGCCGCCGAGGACAACCGCACCCCCCTGCTGCAAGCCGTCGCCGCG AACTCGCTGCTGGCTTGCGAGTTCTTGCTGCAGAACGGAGCCAGCGTCAACCAGAGCGACAGCCGCGGGCGGGGGCCGCTGCACCACGCCACCGTGCTGGGACATACTGG CCTGGCCTGCCTGTTCCTGAAGCGGGGGGCTGACGTGAACGCGGTGGACGCAGAGGGCAAGGACCCCCTCACCATCGCCATCGAGCTGGCCAACGCCGACATCGTCACCCT gctgcggCTGGCCAAGATGCGGGAGCTGGAGGCGGCCCAGGGGCAgactg GCGACGACACCTACCTCGACATCTTCCGCGACATCTCCCTCATGGCCTCTGACCACCCCGAGAAGCTCGCCCGCCCCCACCACAAGCTCACCACCCTCTAG